In bacterium, the genomic window CATTGATAACCACGCGGGGTAAACTTGCTTCTGTTCCGGTAGGTATACCCGATAATTCGATGGTATTTGTATCTTCATTAAACGCATAATCTACCGCACGGATAATATAATAATAAGTGGTACCGTTAGATACAGCTTGGTCAGTAAAACTTGTTCCGCTTATCCCCGTATAAATCGGTGTAGTAAAATCAAATATTCCGCTGGTGGTTGACCGATAAATATTGTAGGTGATAGGCGGGGTAACATCCGAGGCTGGAGCCCAGAATAAGTTCAACTTTCCGCCGGTGCCAATATCCACAACAGCGGTAATTCCGCTAAACGCTGGTGCGGTTATATCTGCTGTAGTAAGTTGCCGTATCCAAATAGGCGCTGTCCAGGCACTATCTCCATCAGTTTGAGTTACTTTAACATAGTAATATGTTTCTCCGGGAACCGTTGGACGAGTGATGATGAGTTGAGTTGAACTAGTAGAAACATTTATCGTGGTTAATATCGAAGCTACTGCACCGCCGATACCATTTAAATCTCCATAAAGCCTGACCGTGGTAATTCTATCATTAATATTGGTATCCCATGCCGTAATGGTAAATGTTACTGTGCCGGTAGTTCGTGCATATTCTGACCCTTGAAAATGAGTACTATCGGCAACGAAAATAACTGCTAATGTTTTATCCTGAGTAGCGAAAATTCGCCGTTTCCGGAAAGCGTTCAGGATTTCGGTTTTCGTTAACGCAGTAGCTAATACCCCGGTTCGGTTCGGAGTCGATTTCCCCCAATTAGGGTTATGATTATCTTGGTTAGCTGTTGGTGCGAGTTTCCACCCTTTGTTGAGAAACGTTTGAAATTCGGATTCGTAATTTGAGCCCCGGTCAGATTCTGTGGTAGAAGTAGAAAATGCGGGTCCGTTCTGAATTTCAACTGATTTGATATAATTTGCCGCTACCGTATTGTAAGCGAAAGAATTGAACATATTCGCTGCGTCCGGATGATTGAATTGAACGAACGCAACTTCCGGATGCGCAGGTAGCCACGTTTGGTAGAAGCTGTTCCATTTCCCATTTGGAATATTGACCCGACTGTTGGCTTCATATACGTTCACATGACCGGTATCGTAAGTGAAACATTCCTGACCAGCGATAGCGACGAATATTCCATCGGCATTATAACTACTCGCAGCTGATAACAATGATGTATACGTAGCATCGGAAATCATATGATTATGGGGAGTGATGGCGAAGAAATGTAATCCTGCGGTATACCGAGCATAGTTAAATGCTTGAGCATACGTTCCGCTGCCATCATCGCCGCCGGTTACCGTATGCGAATGCAAGTTCCCGTAATAAATGTTATACCCAAAAGATATCGTAGCCCCAATGAGAATAAACAATATACTTGTGAATAGTAGTAATATTCGCCTCATGGATAACCCCGTAAAAAAATAAACTACACTAGCTCCTCCATAGAAAATTCTACCGCAACTACTCTCGATATTGTCTATGTCTGAATAGACACTGTGGTTTCTTATTATAATAGTAAGTATATCGTAATTTGCTAGGATTAGCAAAAGGAAATTTAGGTAAGAAGTAAGTTTGGAATAGCTAGAATGCTGATTGTACCGTTACTCAGGTCATATTGCGGATTGCAAATTGCGGTTTTTTGATTTAAGAAAAGGATTTAAGCGTTTTGTGGATTCCATTGATTTTTCACCTCTTTTTCCACGGTAAATCTGGTACTACCGCTGGTTCTTTAAACGGACCGGCGAGTAGCGCGTTAAATCCGGCATCGTTATTTTTCGCTAAATCATCGTAGGCGTAAAGGACTATGCCTTTAGTCCCGAACTCGCGAGTTAAATAAATATGCTGAACGAGTCGTGATATTGGGTAGTCCTCTTCTGAAAATCCATACGCGCGTAATCCTGGAAAAACATATCGGTTCCCAGTATATTTCAATGCAGTCTGGATATAACGATATACGATATCAGTATGAGTATGGTATATCATTGGAATGAGATAATCTGCGATACCGAGCGAAAGCCAGTTCGTCCAATCCTGTTTATTATCACGTTTCGCCCAATCCGGATTCGGTTTCACCGCAACCGAGATTACCAAGTCCGGTTTCGCTTTCGTCGTTTCAAAATAGATTCTTTTTAGCAGCCCGGTGATTTGGTCGCATTGCCATTGTTGCCATTCGACCGGTCGTTGTTCCGGTGTGCGGTTATAGAGCATAAAAAACCGGGTTAAGCTCGGTTGGTCGTATGAATATTCACCGGGTACTTCGCCTTTATCCGGATACCGAAAATGGTCAAGATGGAGTCCGTCTATTTCATAATCATTGACTAGCGCATAAAATACTCTACTCAAATGTTCTTGCACTTCCGGATGGCCAGGACTGAGAAAATTATAGAACCGTTTCGCATCCATCCGTGAGCCGGATTTTTCCACCATCAACCAGTCCGGATGTGCGCGATAGATATGTTCCGCTGATTTCGGCAGATTCTTTTTTGCACCACTCCATACCGGATATACATTCACCCACGCATGAACTTGCAACCCTTTCGGATGCGCTAAATCGAGAACCATTTGTAACGGGTCGAATTCCGGGTCTTGATTCGCGAGGTCTTCAGCGCGCGGTTCGAGATGCGTTTTATAATATGCATCCGCTTCCCCGCGAACTTGA contains:
- a CDS encoding family 10 glycosylhydrolase; protein product: MRFRKYRICSLLGIILIIVGTSLVYPQEELRGLWIPRWAISNPDNIKTIVEKAARYHFNALFVQVRGEADAYYKTHLEPRAEDLANQDPEFDPLQMVLDLAHPKGLQVHAWVNVYPVWSGAKKNLPKSAEHIYRAHPDWLMVEKSGSRMDAKRFYNFLSPGHPEVQEHLSRVFYALVNDYEIDGLHLDHFRYPDKGEVPGEYSYDQPSLTRFFMLYNRTPEQRPVEWQQWQCDQITGLLKRIYFETTKAKPDLVISVAVKPNPDWAKRDNKQDWTNWLSLGIADYLIPMIYHTHTDIVYRYIQTALKYTGNRYVFPGLRAYGFSEEDYPISRLVQHIYLTREFGTKGIVLYAYDDLAKNNDAGFNALLAGPFKEPAVVPDLPWKKR
- a CDS encoding CehA/McbA family metallohydrolase, with translation MRRILLLFTSILFILIGATISFGYNIYYGNLHSHTVTGGDDGSGTYAQAFNYARYTAGLHFFAITPHNHMISDATYTSLLSAASSYNADGIFVAIAGQECFTYDTGHVNVYEANSRVNIPNGKWNSFYQTWLPAHPEVAFVQFNHPDAANMFNSFAYNTVAANYIKSVEIQNGPAFSTSTTESDRGSNYESEFQTFLNKGWKLAPTANQDNHNPNWGKSTPNRTGVLATALTKTEILNAFRKRRIFATQDKTLAVIFVADSTHFQGSEYARTTGTVTFTITAWDTNINDRITTVRLYGDLNGIGGAVASILTTINVSTSSTQLIITRPTVPGETYYYVKVTQTDGDSAWTAPIWIRQLTTADITAPAFSGITAVVDIGTGGKLNLFWAPASDVTPPITYNIYRSTTSGIFDFTTPIYTGISGTSFTDQAVSNGTTYYYIIRAVDYAFNEDTNTIELSGIPTGTEASLPRVVINEFKAKFSEYIELYNAENTTVNISGWQLVSSSAGVITTYTAMNILGNGYSVISTSSKLAQDGDIIVLRTSASVTIDRVAYGNQGKAPIDPTAGISISRLPNGTDTDDDGADFNMTGIRTSGSANQGNPSNLGDSPIKLNEIALSPLNQIELYNSSQNGVDLNGWLLSDGDDLLTISGYISSTSYLTFSYPTSAGNPAGLSLSDNFYLFNQNTVRFDQVGFDGGPLASGNTTYTYQRYPDGYGINDAYNWTGAQQPNGWEVPIEGKTLSKPNVPVELSYFGTELDTPAAIIPKR